In Flavobacterium sp. N3904, one DNA window encodes the following:
- a CDS encoding serine hydrolase domain-containing protein, with protein sequence MKKYFRISAFVFLVFLGYFGFTNYPKLELISGFSAKSVASGHFIANHTQNFIEQNDDAFDVIDWATNEINESGKFATSTVFGLKKRKAIYRVGLGATLINDDFDIAKPYEIPKRIQTKNNLTFPYGELEPKDTVFANVDYAKLNEAVANAFDTKGNNYKRTRSVLVIYKDKIIAEKYADGFTKNNVILGWSMTKSITGTLFGILQKQGRYDIYKPAPIAEWQNDNRKYITTNDLLHMNSGLEWEEEYDKISDATQMLFHDKDMSRTQLLKPSIYKPNSHWNYSSGTTNLLSGILRKQFKTHQEYLDFWYSALIDKIGMHSMLVETDMAGNYVGSSYGWATTRDWSKLGLLYLHEGNWNGEQLFDPSWAKYVSTPTNTSHGRYGAQFWLNAGSHFPDAPRDMYYCSGFQGQMVAIIPSMDLVIVRMGLTEEPQFDFNGLLIGIVGSVRK encoded by the coding sequence ATGAAAAAATATTTTAGAATAAGTGCCTTTGTTTTTTTGGTATTCTTGGGTTATTTTGGTTTTACCAATTATCCTAAACTAGAGTTGATATCTGGATTTTCGGCCAAAAGTGTGGCTTCTGGTCATTTTATTGCCAATCATACTCAAAATTTCATTGAGCAAAATGATGATGCTTTTGATGTAATTGATTGGGCTACCAATGAAATCAATGAGTCTGGAAAATTTGCCACCTCCACGGTTTTTGGTTTAAAAAAGAGAAAAGCGATTTATCGGGTAGGATTGGGAGCCACATTAATCAACGATGATTTTGATATTGCCAAACCGTATGAAATTCCCAAAAGAATACAAACAAAAAACAACTTGACTTTTCCTTATGGCGAATTAGAACCCAAAGACACTGTTTTTGCCAACGTGGATTACGCTAAATTGAATGAGGCTGTTGCCAATGCATTTGATACCAAAGGGAATAATTATAAAAGAACACGCTCAGTTTTGGTTATTTATAAAGACAAAATCATTGCTGAGAAATATGCTGATGGTTTTACAAAAAACAATGTTATTCTGGGTTGGTCTATGACCAAGAGCATTACGGGAACACTTTTTGGAATACTTCAAAAACAAGGGCGATATGATATTTATAAACCTGCTCCCATTGCCGAATGGCAAAATGACAATCGAAAATACATTACGACCAATGATTTGCTCCACATGAATTCGGGTTTGGAGTGGGAGGAGGAGTATGATAAAATTAGCGATGCAACGCAAATGCTTTTTCATGATAAAGATATGTCTCGTACACAATTATTAAAGCCATCCATTTACAAACCCAACTCACATTGGAATTACTCTTCCGGAACGACAAATTTATTATCTGGAATTTTGCGAAAGCAGTTCAAAACACATCAAGAATACTTGGATTTTTGGTATTCGGCTTTGATCGATAAAATAGGAATGCATTCAATGCTTGTTGAAACGGATATGGCAGGGAATTATGTTGGATCGTCTTATGGTTGGGCAACCACAAGAGATTGGTCCAAATTGGGATTGTTGTATTTGCACGAAGGTAATTGGAACGGAGAACAATTATTTGATCCCAGTTGGGCAAAGTATGTTTCAACACCCACAAACACTTCTCACGGAAGATATGGTGCGCAATTTTGGCTCAATGCTGGTAGTCATTTTCCAGATGCTCCAAGAGATATGTATTATTGTAGCGGTTTCCAAGGGCAAATGGTAGCCATCATTCCGTCTATGGATTTGGTAATTGTAAGGATGGGTCTGACAGAAGAACCTCAATTTGATTTTAATGGATTGTTGATTGGAATTGTGGGGAGTGTGAGAAAATAA
- the sufD gene encoding Fe-S cluster assembly protein SufD translates to MELKEKLLSSFMAFEERIDVHSELHDVRTAAIKNFENKGFPSKKEESWKYTSLNAILKNDFSVFPKTENAIQYSDVKKYFLHEIDTYKVVFVDGVFSSHLSSTTHDGIDVCLMSSALNKPKYKMVIDNYFNKVASKEESLTSLNTAFANEGAYINIPKSKVADKPIEIMYFSTGSETALLVQPRNLVIVGENSHVQIIERHQSLNENPVLTNSVTEIFAQKRAIVDYYKIQNDNLEANLIDNTYVSQKQESHVSVHTFSFGGNLTRNNLNFYHFGERLTSTLNGITIIGGNQHVDHYTLVNHATPNCESFQDYKGIFTDRSTGVFNGKVYVEREAQKTNAFQKSNNILLSDKATINAKPQLEIFADDVKCSHGCTIGQLDETAMFYMQQRGIPKKEAKALLMYAFSNAVIENIKIPELKQRITTIIANKLGVKIGFDL, encoded by the coding sequence ATGGAATTAAAAGAAAAATTACTATCGTCTTTTATGGCTTTTGAAGAGCGCATCGATGTTCATTCCGAACTTCACGATGTGAGAACAGCTGCTATAAAAAACTTCGAAAATAAAGGATTTCCATCCAAAAAAGAAGAAAGCTGGAAATACACTTCGCTAAATGCAATTTTAAAAAATGACTTTAGCGTTTTTCCAAAAACAGAAAATGCAATCCAATATAGCGATGTAAAAAAATACTTTTTACACGAAATAGACACCTATAAAGTAGTTTTTGTAGACGGTGTTTTTAGTTCGCATTTGTCTTCAACTACTCACGACGGAATTGATGTTTGCTTAATGTCATCGGCATTAAACAAACCAAAATACAAAATGGTTATTGACAATTACTTCAATAAAGTGGCTAGTAAAGAGGAGAGTTTGACATCCTTGAATACGGCTTTCGCCAATGAAGGAGCTTATATCAATATCCCGAAAAGCAAAGTGGCCGACAAACCTATTGAGATTATGTATTTCTCTACAGGAAGCGAAACGGCTCTTTTGGTTCAACCTAGAAACTTGGTTATTGTTGGTGAAAACTCACATGTACAAATCATAGAACGCCATCAAAGTTTGAACGAAAATCCAGTATTAACCAATTCGGTTACCGAGATTTTTGCTCAAAAAAGAGCGATTGTGGATTATTACAAAATTCAAAATGACAACCTAGAAGCCAATTTAATTGACAATACGTATGTTTCCCAAAAACAAGAAAGTCACGTTTCAGTGCATACTTTCTCTTTTGGCGGAAACCTAACTAGAAACAATTTGAATTTCTACCACTTCGGAGAACGTTTGACGAGCACCTTAAACGGCATTACAATTATTGGAGGCAATCAACATGTTGATCATTATACTTTGGTAAACCACGCAACGCCAAACTGTGAAAGCTTTCAAGATTATAAAGGCATTTTTACCGACCGTTCCACTGGAGTTTTCAACGGAAAAGTATATGTAGAAAGAGAAGCCCAAAAAACAAACGCTTTCCAAAAAAGCAATAATATACTTTTGAGCGACAAAGCAACCATTAACGCCAAACCTCAACTGGAAATTTTTGCCGACGACGTAAAATGCTCTCACGGTTGTACCATCGGGCAATTGGATGAAACCGCTATGTTCTACATGCAACAACGTGGAATCCCGAAAAAAGAAGCCAAAGCATTATTGATGTACGCTTTCTCGAATGCCGTTATCGAAAACATCAAAATACCTGAATTGAAACAACGAATTACCACTATTATCGCTAACAAATTGGGTGTTAAAATCGGATTTGATTTGTAA
- the sufC gene encoding Fe-S cluster assembly ATPase SufC has protein sequence MLSIKNLHASIGDKEILKGINLEVKAGEVHAIMGPNGAGKSTLSAIIAGNENYEVTDGEVILDGEDLAELAPEERAHKGVFLSFQYPVEIPGVSVTNFMRSAINETRKAKGLEEMPANEMLKLIREKSELLEIDRKFLSRSLNEGFSGGEKKRNEIFQMAMLEPKLAILDETDSGLDIDALRIVANGVNKLKSDKNAVIVITHYQRLLDYIVPDFVHVLYNGKIVKSGGAELAHELEEKGYDWIKQEQEA, from the coding sequence ATGCTTAGTATAAAAAATTTACACGCCTCTATAGGTGACAAAGAAATATTAAAAGGGATAAACCTTGAAGTAAAAGCGGGAGAAGTTCATGCCATAATGGGGCCAAATGGTGCTGGTAAAAGTACACTTTCGGCTATCATTGCCGGAAACGAAAATTACGAAGTAACCGATGGTGAAGTAATTTTGGACGGAGAAGATCTTGCTGAATTAGCTCCAGAAGAAAGAGCACACAAAGGTGTTTTCCTTTCGTTCCAATATCCAGTCGAAATACCGGGAGTTTCGGTAACCAACTTTATGAGATCCGCAATCAACGAAACTCGTAAAGCTAAAGGTCTAGAAGAAATGCCAGCAAATGAAATGTTGAAATTGATTCGTGAAAAATCTGAGTTATTAGAAATCGACAGAAAGTTTCTTTCCCGTTCCCTTAATGAAGGGTTTTCTGGAGGAGAGAAAAAACGTAACGAAATTTTCCAAATGGCGATGCTTGAACCAAAACTAGCTATCCTTGACGAAACCGATTCTGGTCTTGACATTGATGCATTGAGAATTGTTGCAAATGGGGTAAACAAATTGAAAAGCGATAAAAATGCTGTCATCGTAATTACGCACTATCAAAGATTATTGGATTATATCGTTCCGGATTTTGTGCACGTGCTTTACAATGGAAAAATTGTAAAATCTGGTGGAGCAGAATTAGCGCATGAACTGGAAGAAAAAGGATACGATTGGATTAAACAAGAACAAGAAGCTTAA
- a CDS encoding four helix bundle protein: MATIKRFEDLEIWQDARKLSKEVIVISKETNLKTDFRLKDQIKASSGSIMDNIAEGFERNGNLEFRQFLSIAKGSAGESRSQLYRVFDNDYINQEKLESLIFEYEKLSGKINNFISYLNKKDFKGTKFQ; encoded by the coding sequence ATGGCTACAATAAAAAGATTTGAAGATTTAGAAATTTGGCAAGATGCTAGAAAATTATCGAAAGAAGTAATTGTAATTTCCAAGGAAACAAATTTAAAAACAGACTTTCGGCTAAAAGATCAAATTAAAGCTTCTTCGGGTTCTATTATGGATAATATAGCCGAAGGATTTGAAAGAAATGGAAATTTAGAATTTCGACAATTTTTATCGATAGCAAAAGGATCTGCTGGAGAATCAAGATCTCAACTTTACAGAGTTTTTGATAATGATTATATCAATCAAGAAAAATTAGAAAGCTTAATTTTTGAATATGAAAAGTTGAGTGGAAAAATAAATAATTTTATATCATATTTAAACAAAAAAGATTTTAAAGGTACAAAGTTTCAGTAA
- the sufB gene encoding Fe-S cluster assembly protein SufB, with the protein MSKYTEDDLKIELETKEYEYGFYTELDSETFPIGLNEDIVRAISKKKDEPQWMTDWRIEAFRAWEEMIEPEWANVKYQKPDFQAISYYSAPKKADPNKTLDDVDPELLEMYKKLGISVDEQKMMNNVAMDIVVDSVSVATTFKKTLAEKGIIFMSISEAIREYPDLVRKYLGTVVPQKDNFYAALNSAVFSDGSFCYIPKGVRCPMELSTYFRINQAGTGQFERTLLVADEGSYVSYLEGCTAPTRDENQLHAAVVELIALDDAEIKYSTVQNWYPGNKEGKGGVFNFVTKRGFCEKNAKISWTQVETGSAITWKYPSVILKGDNSVGEFYSIAVTNNYQQADTGTKMIHLGKNTKSTIISKGISAGKSQNSYRGLVQIGARAENARNFSQCDSLLMGNHCGAHTFPYIESKNPTAKVEHEATTSKIGEDQVFYCNQRGIPTEKAIALIVNGFSKDVLNKLPMEFAVEAQKLLEISLEGSVG; encoded by the coding sequence ATGTCAAAATACACCGAAGACGATTTAAAAATCGAATTAGAGACCAAAGAATATGAGTACGGATTCTATACTGAATTGGATTCGGAGACGTTTCCTATTGGTCTAAATGAAGATATTGTTCGTGCTATATCCAAGAAGAAAGACGAACCACAATGGATGACCGATTGGCGTATCGAGGCTTTTCGCGCTTGGGAAGAAATGATAGAACCAGAATGGGCAAACGTTAAATATCAAAAACCGGATTTTCAAGCCATATCCTATTACTCTGCTCCAAAAAAAGCAGATCCAAACAAAACCCTTGATGATGTAGATCCTGAACTTTTGGAAATGTACAAAAAGTTAGGGATCTCTGTTGATGAGCAAAAAATGATGAATAATGTTGCGATGGATATCGTGGTTGACTCGGTTTCGGTAGCAACTACATTCAAAAAGACATTAGCCGAAAAAGGAATTATCTTCATGAGTATTTCCGAAGCTATTCGTGAATATCCAGACTTAGTTCGTAAATACTTGGGGACTGTTGTTCCTCAAAAAGATAATTTTTATGCCGCTTTGAATTCTGCTGTTTTCTCAGACGGATCTTTCTGTTATATTCCAAAAGGGGTTCGTTGCCCTATGGAACTTTCGACTTATTTTAGAATCAATCAAGCTGGGACCGGACAATTTGAAAGAACATTATTAGTGGCTGACGAAGGCAGTTACGTTTCTTACTTAGAAGGATGTACTGCTCCTACTCGTGATGAAAATCAATTGCATGCCGCAGTTGTAGAATTGATCGCTTTGGACGATGCCGAAATAAAATATTCTACCGTTCAAAACTGGTATCCTGGAAATAAAGAAGGTAAAGGCGGAGTTTTCAATTTTGTGACCAAAAGAGGATTCTGTGAGAAAAACGCAAAAATCTCCTGGACACAAGTAGAAACCGGATCTGCAATCACATGGAAGTATCCTTCCGTAATTTTAAAAGGAGACAACTCAGTAGGAGAATTTTATTCGATTGCGGTTACCAATAATTACCAACAAGCCGATACTGGGACCAAGATGATTCATTTGGGTAAAAACACCAAATCAACCATTATTTCTAAAGGTATTTCTGCAGGAAAATCACAAAACAGTTATAGAGGTTTGGTTCAAATTGGGGCAAGAGCAGAAAATGCACGAAACTTTTCGCAATGTGATTCACTTTTGATGGGTAATCATTGCGGAGCACATACTTTTCCGTATATCGAAAGTAAAAATCCAACAGCCAAAGTAGAGCACGAAGCAACAACCAGTAAAATCGGTGAAGACCAAGTTTTCTATTGCAACCAACGTGGAATTCCAACCGAAAAAGCAATTGCGCTTATTGTAAACGGTTTCAGTAAAGATGTGTTGAATAAATTACCAATGGAGTTTGCTGTTGAAGCACAGAAATTATTGGAAATTTCATTGGAAGGTTCTGTAGGATAA
- a CDS encoding HesB/IscA family protein, with the protein MIQVSDTAKKKIIDLMKDDGFDAAVDYVRVGVKSGGCSGLSYDLKFDKNKGDDDKIFIDNDITIAVEKKSFLYLAGTILEFSGGLNGKGFVFNNPNASRTCGCGESFSL; encoded by the coding sequence ATGATACAAGTTTCTGATACTGCCAAAAAGAAAATCATCGATTTGATGAAAGATGATGGTTTTGATGCTGCTGTAGACTACGTGAGAGTAGGCGTAAAAAGCGGTGGTTGCTCTGGTTTGTCTTATGATTTAAAATTTGACAAAAACAAAGGTGATGACGATAAAATATTCATTGACAACGACATCACTATTGCTGTCGAAAAAAAATCATTCTTATATTTAGCGGGAACCATACTAGAGTTTTCTGGAGGATTAAACGGAAAAGGTTTCGTTTTTAATAATCCAAATGCGAGTAGAACCTGCGGTTGTGGGGAAAGTTTTTCTCTATAA
- a CDS encoding MBL fold metallo-hydrolase: MKLYPIETGNFKLDGGAMFGVVPKTIWNKTNPADENNLIDIAARCLLIEDGNRLILIDTGMGSKQSDKFFGYYSLWGTHSMDKSLAQYGFHRDNITDVFMTHLHFDHCGGSVQWNKDKTGYEPAFKNAKFWSNENHWEWATKPNMREKASFLSENILPMQESGQLHFISKPDGDFAISQELGFGIFYADGHTEKQMIPHIQYQDKTIVFCADLLATAGHLPLPYVMGYDTRPLLTMPEKSKFLNAAADNNCYLFLEHDAHNEIITVQHTDRGVRLKEVFSCSDVF, translated from the coding sequence ATGAAATTATATCCTATAGAAACAGGTAATTTTAAACTCGATGGCGGTGCAATGTTTGGTGTGGTGCCCAAAACCATTTGGAATAAAACCAATCCTGCCGATGAAAATAATTTAATCGATATTGCCGCCAGATGCTTGTTGATTGAAGATGGAAACCGATTAATTTTGATTGATACAGGAATGGGAAGCAAACAATCCGACAAGTTTTTTGGGTATTACTCGCTTTGGGGAACGCATTCTATGGATAAATCGTTAGCTCAATATGGTTTTCATCGCGATAATATTACCGATGTTTTTATGACGCATTTGCATTTTGACCATTGTGGAGGAAGTGTACAATGGAACAAAGACAAAACCGGTTACGAACCCGCTTTCAAAAACGCTAAGTTCTGGAGTAACGAAAATCATTGGGAATGGGCTACCAAACCGAATATGAGAGAGAAAGCCTCTTTTTTGTCCGAGAATATTTTACCAATGCAGGAAAGTGGCCAGCTGCATTTTATCTCGAAACCCGATGGAGATTTTGCCATTTCACAAGAGTTGGGATTTGGAATTTTTTATGCCGACGGTCATACCGAAAAGCAAATGATTCCGCATATTCAATACCAAGATAAAACCATTGTTTTTTGCGCCGATTTATTGGCCACAGCCGGACACTTGCCTTTGCCATATGTAATGGGATATGATACGAGACCGTTATTGACGATGCCCGAAAAATCAAAATTCCTCAACGCGGCTGCCGATAATAATTGCTATTTGTTTTTGGAACACGATGCGCATAACGAAATCATTACAGTGCAGCATACCGACAGAGGAGTGAGATTGAAAGAGGTATTTAGTTGTTCGGATGTTTTCTAG
- a CDS encoding NCS2 family permease, whose amino-acid sequence MGKIQDYFKIKERETSVKQEALGGLVTFLSMAYIIFVNPNILSMTGMPKEALISVTCIAAIFGTLLVGIWAKVPFAMAPGMGLNAMFAFTLVLGQGVSWQDALGVVFLSGVFFTIISFFGVRHKIVEAIPPSLQVAMGCGVGFFIAFIGFKQLGLIVAHPDTLVTLGKFTPAVVIGLLTLLITVILEIYKVKGAILIGIIIGTCLGIGFDPSVHLPTHLFSLPPSITPIFGQLNILGVLKLSFASAIFSFLFVSLFDSIGTAIACSYEANLVGKNGKMPHLKKVLEADGIATMCSGILGTSNTVVFIESATGIANGAKTGLSSVFVALFFFLALFFSPIITIVPAYATAPALVLVGIYMSKHLSRINFTDLHIGVPAFLTMIMMPLTYSISNGIAYGFACYIILALFTKNTKEVTPMMWGVGVFSIISIVIAQMK is encoded by the coding sequence ATGGGTAAAATACAAGATTACTTTAAAATAAAAGAACGTGAAACTTCGGTAAAACAAGAAGCTCTTGGCGGTTTGGTTACCTTTTTGTCAATGGCTTATATCATTTTTGTAAACCCAAACATACTGTCGATGACGGGAATGCCAAAAGAAGCGCTTATTTCGGTTACTTGTATTGCAGCTATTTTTGGCACTTTATTAGTTGGAATTTGGGCAAAAGTTCCCTTTGCCATGGCACCTGGCATGGGACTAAACGCTATGTTTGCCTTTACCCTGGTTTTGGGACAAGGCGTTTCCTGGCAAGATGCATTGGGTGTTGTTTTTCTATCGGGAGTGTTTTTTACAATAATATCCTTTTTTGGAGTCCGACATAAAATCGTAGAGGCTATTCCTCCCTCTTTGCAAGTGGCTATGGGATGTGGTGTTGGTTTTTTTATTGCCTTTATCGGGTTCAAACAATTAGGTCTTATTGTTGCCCACCCTGACACTTTGGTCACATTGGGTAAATTTACCCCAGCTGTTGTAATTGGTTTGCTAACTCTATTAATAACCGTAATTTTAGAAATTTACAAAGTAAAAGGTGCTATCTTGATTGGAATAATAATAGGAACTTGTTTAGGGATCGGATTTGATCCTAGTGTTCATTTACCAACTCACCTATTTTCGCTACCTCCATCTATTACACCCATTTTTGGACAACTAAATATCTTGGGTGTTTTAAAACTAAGTTTTGCATCCGCAATTTTTTCATTTCTATTTGTAAGCTTATTTGATTCTATCGGAACTGCCATTGCTTGTTCTTATGAGGCAAATCTAGTTGGTAAAAACGGGAAAATGCCCCATCTCAAAAAAGTATTGGAAGCCGATGGTATTGCAACAATGTGTAGCGGTATTTTGGGAACAAGTAACACCGTAGTGTTTATCGAATCGGCCACAGGAATTGCCAATGGAGCCAAAACTGGATTAAGTTCTGTATTTGTGGCGTTATTTTTCTTTTTGGCATTGTTTTTTTCGCCTATAATTACAATTGTTCCTGCTTATGCGACAGCACCGGCTTTGGTCCTCGTTGGAATCTATATGTCCAAACATTTATCCAGAATCAATTTTACTGATTTACATATTGGTGTCCCCGCCTTTTTAACCATGATTATGATGCCGCTCACTTATAGCATCAGCAACGGAATAGCTTATGGATTTGCCTGCTATATTATCTTGGCTTTATTTACCAAAAACACCAAAGAAGTAACGCCAATGATGTGGGGTGTTGGGGTATTTTCAATAATAAGCATTGTAATTGCACAAATGAAATAA